The proteins below come from a single Arthrobacter crystallopoietes genomic window:
- a CDS encoding thiamine pyrophosphate-requiring protein produces MPQRLVADAIVERLEAWAVPRVFGYSGDGINSFMGALRRAGTVEFIQARHEENAAFMAVGHAKYSGGVGVVTSTQGPGAIHLLNGLYDAKLDSVPVVAIIGQQSRSVLGSGYMQEVDLLDLTKDVASAFREQVNTPEALPMVLDRAFKAALANRAPAVVIVPHDVQKMPAPELEHKHGIIATAPRWEQSASLPVADDLKSAADVLNAGSKVALLVGQGARHAWKEVAAVAERLGAGITTSLLGKPYVDESLPIVAGTMGHLGTSASGQVLGGCDTLLIIGSNDPWTEFYPPPGAARAVQIDTDSGAIGNRYPVEVPLPGDASRTLQALLPLLEDKQDLPWRGQVEQWVSHWHELAAERAMTKADPVNPERVLFELNSRFPADGRLAVDVGSSVYWYARQLRLPLGVPAHLSSTLASMGCSVPYGIAAKLDQPGSPVLLVTGDGAMQMTGIAELITVSRMWQTWQDPRFVICVLNNRELAEVTWEQREMEGEPRYEASQALPDFDYAGYAKLLGLGGERVDDPEHVGAAWDAALAADRPYLIEVFTDPETPLLPPFPAGEQKAGTMLEALGQETGDSANRAQLQLRTYVDQEKSNFS; encoded by the coding sequence ATGCCGCAGCGTCTCGTTGCCGATGCCATTGTCGAGCGACTCGAGGCGTGGGCGGTGCCGCGCGTCTTCGGCTATAGCGGCGACGGCATCAACAGTTTCATGGGTGCGCTCCGGCGGGCCGGCACAGTGGAATTCATCCAGGCCCGCCATGAGGAAAATGCGGCCTTCATGGCGGTGGGCCACGCGAAGTACAGCGGCGGCGTGGGCGTGGTGACCTCAACCCAGGGACCGGGCGCGATCCACCTGCTCAATGGCCTTTACGATGCGAAACTGGACAGCGTTCCCGTGGTGGCCATCATCGGGCAGCAATCGCGCAGTGTCCTCGGCTCCGGCTACATGCAGGAAGTCGATCTGCTGGACCTGACGAAGGACGTGGCCTCGGCATTCCGCGAGCAGGTCAACACGCCGGAGGCACTGCCGATGGTGCTTGACCGGGCGTTCAAAGCCGCGCTCGCAAACAGGGCGCCCGCCGTCGTTATTGTTCCCCATGACGTGCAGAAGATGCCGGCACCGGAACTGGAGCATAAGCACGGCATCATTGCCACGGCCCCGCGCTGGGAGCAGTCCGCTAGCTTACCGGTCGCCGACGACCTCAAATCGGCAGCGGACGTGCTCAACGCCGGCAGCAAGGTGGCGCTGCTCGTAGGGCAGGGCGCCCGGCACGCCTGGAAAGAGGTTGCGGCGGTGGCCGAACGCCTCGGTGCCGGCATCACTACGAGCCTGCTGGGCAAACCGTACGTGGACGAGTCACTGCCGATTGTTGCAGGCACCATGGGACATCTGGGTACCAGCGCCAGCGGCCAGGTGCTCGGCGGGTGCGACACCCTGCTGATCATCGGGTCCAATGACCCGTGGACCGAGTTCTACCCACCGCCAGGGGCGGCGCGAGCCGTCCAGATCGACACGGACTCAGGTGCCATCGGCAACCGGTACCCCGTGGAGGTACCGCTGCCCGGGGATGCATCCCGGACCCTGCAAGCCCTGCTGCCCCTGCTGGAGGACAAGCAGGATCTACCGTGGCGCGGCCAGGTGGAGCAGTGGGTCTCGCACTGGCATGAGCTTGCCGCCGAGCGCGCCATGACCAAGGCAGATCCGGTCAATCCGGAGCGGGTGCTGTTTGAGCTGAACAGCAGGTTCCCCGCAGATGGCCGGCTCGCCGTCGATGTTGGCAGCTCGGTCTACTGGTACGCCAGGCAGCTGAGGCTGCCACTCGGCGTACCGGCCCACTTATCCAGCACCTTGGCCAGCATGGGCTGTTCGGTGCCCTACGGCATCGCCGCCAAACTCGACCAGCCGGGAAGCCCGGTGCTGCTCGTCACCGGTGACGGCGCCATGCAAATGACAGGTATCGCTGAGCTCATTACCGTCAGCAGAATGTGGCAGACGTGGCAGGATCCGCGCTTCGTTATCTGCGTGTTGAATAACAGGGAACTGGCCGAAGTGACCTGGGAACAGCGCGAGATGGAGGGGGAGCCCCGCTACGAAGCCAGCCAGGCTTTGCCGGATTTCGATTACGCCGGCTATGCAAAACTGCTGGGACTCGGTGGCGAGCGGGTTGATGATCCGGAGCACGTTGGCGCCGCCTGGGATGCCGCGCTGGCAGCAGATAGGCCGTATCTAATCGAAGTGTTCACGGATCCGGAAACGCCGCTGCTTCCGCCGTTCCCCGCCGGAGAGCAGAAAGCCGGAACCATGCTCGAGGCCCTGGGACAAGAGACCGGTGATTCTGCGAACCGTGCCCAACTTCAGCTCCGGACCTACGTCGACCAGGAGAAATCGAACTTCTCCTGA
- a CDS encoding FUSC family protein — translation MNLEQPTRNSVQRALSWIRAGVSGPRFMLAIKAAIAVGMAWFVAGYMPGVVDDYPYYAPLGALVSMYPTLMGSAKAGLQTLLGLLLGILLAGLIVLFAEPNLLTISAVVGVAVLFSGIRWLGHGKDYVPMAALFVLIVGGQDIESYSIGYAVQMAVGVGCGLLVNAVILPPLNFNAAILKLSRFRSMLARHLEGMADALTDEWPPEAEKWSRYNEELSTAGHDVREAVYHADESRKGNPRAKLHRRNLSQDYRDLQALESVSFYVKDITDVLAGVSAGGTEPLSNQLPTELLQPVSESLRGAAEVLKAWESGSEIDDRWEEAEQALNELLSQIDTHGEAGAAALSPASSVATAVRRILDTLEPCVRQDAEAV, via the coding sequence ATGAACCTGGAGCAGCCAACGCGCAATTCCGTCCAGCGCGCCCTGTCCTGGATCAGGGCCGGTGTGAGCGGTCCGCGGTTCATGCTGGCCATAAAGGCAGCCATCGCCGTCGGAATGGCGTGGTTTGTAGCTGGCTACATGCCGGGCGTGGTCGACGACTATCCGTATTATGCGCCGCTGGGCGCGTTGGTCAGCATGTATCCCACCCTGATGGGATCCGCCAAGGCCGGCCTGCAAACCCTCCTCGGACTGTTACTCGGGATCCTGCTGGCAGGCTTGATTGTGCTGTTCGCAGAACCCAACCTGCTCACGATTTCGGCGGTAGTTGGCGTTGCCGTCCTGTTCTCCGGGATTCGCTGGCTCGGTCACGGCAAAGACTACGTTCCGATGGCGGCACTTTTCGTCCTGATCGTCGGCGGGCAGGACATTGAGTCCTATTCCATTGGCTACGCGGTTCAAATGGCGGTCGGCGTGGGATGCGGGCTGCTGGTCAATGCCGTGATCCTGCCACCGCTGAATTTTAACGCAGCGATTTTGAAATTGTCACGCTTCCGCTCCATGTTGGCACGCCACCTCGAAGGCATGGCTGACGCGCTGACCGACGAATGGCCGCCGGAAGCGGAGAAATGGTCGCGCTACAATGAGGAGCTCTCCACCGCCGGGCACGACGTGAGGGAAGCGGTTTACCATGCGGATGAGAGCCGCAAAGGCAATCCGCGGGCCAAGCTGCATCGACGAAATCTATCGCAGGACTACCGCGACCTTCAGGCTTTGGAATCGGTGTCGTTCTACGTTAAAGACATTACCGATGTACTTGCCGGCGTCAGTGCAGGCGGAACAGAGCCCTTGTCGAATCAGCTGCCTACTGAGTTGCTGCAGCCTGTCAGTGAGTCGCTCCGGGGCGCAGCCGAGGTTCTGAAAGCCTGGGAATCCGGATCGGAGATCGATGACCGCTGGGAGGAAGCGGAACAGGCCTTGAATGAACTGCTCAGCCAAATCGATACCCATGGGGAGGCTGGCGCCGCGGCCCTTAGCCCTGCCTCAAGTGTGGCAACCGCGGTACGGCGGATTCTCGACACCCTGGAACCTTGCGTCCGGCAGGATGCGGAGGCAGTTTAG
- a CDS encoding DUF1684 domain-containing protein, producing MTSAGAPSAVDREQLRFARYRQSRHEALAAEFGWLTLTSLQWLGAEPTTVELLPGLWSANDSASAGGIATLTATAADNLVFAETGEPVDGSVTARLANEESLDWVRFGNIVVELAVRADRYAIRTRDLDSPVYTGFNGVPTFDFNPDLVVTGHFTAYDAERQVPIATSHPQVQSTATAVGEVSFELGGASHRLVAEPGTLGGLTLNFHDLTNGTSTYDWRKVTTAKPRPDGSVIIDFNRAINYPSAFTPYGTCPRPIRGNQIDALIEAGEKMPEE from the coding sequence ATGACCAGCGCCGGAGCACCCAGCGCCGTAGACCGCGAGCAGCTTCGTTTTGCCCGTTACCGGCAGAGCCGGCATGAAGCTCTGGCGGCTGAGTTCGGCTGGCTGACCCTCACGTCGCTGCAGTGGCTCGGGGCGGAACCGACAACCGTTGAGCTGCTTCCCGGCCTTTGGAGCGCCAACGACTCCGCCTCGGCCGGTGGAATTGCAACGCTGACCGCTACTGCTGCGGACAACCTGGTCTTTGCCGAGACCGGTGAGCCCGTGGACGGCAGCGTGACAGCCCGGCTGGCCAATGAGGAGTCGCTGGACTGGGTGCGGTTCGGCAACATCGTGGTGGAACTTGCGGTGCGCGCAGACCGCTATGCCATCCGCACCCGTGACCTCGACTCCCCCGTCTACACTGGATTCAACGGGGTGCCTACGTTCGATTTCAATCCCGACTTGGTCGTGACAGGGCATTTCACAGCGTACGACGCCGAACGCCAGGTTCCTATCGCCACATCGCATCCGCAGGTGCAGAGCACAGCGACGGCAGTAGGGGAAGTCAGCTTCGAACTAGGTGGCGCCAGCCACCGGCTGGTTGCGGAGCCGGGTACTTTGGGCGGCTTGACGCTGAACTTCCACGACCTCACCAACGGCACCAGCACCTACGACTGGCGCAAGGTCACCACCGCGAAGCCGCGTCCGGACGGCAGCGTCATCATCGATTTCAACCGCGCAATCAACTATCCCAGCGCCTTTACTCCGTACGGGACCTGCCCGCGGCCCATCCGCGGCAACCAGATCGACGCGCTCATTGAGGCCGGAGAGAAGATGCCCGAGGAGTAG
- a CDS encoding metal-dependent hydrolase, producing the protein MLGAHHAASGAAAWVALTTQFELSLGPLAEPLGLGNHSVLLGMGLLDVGPIGIISGAFVTAGAALVPDADHHRATIAHSLPPVSNAVCAGVGTLAGGHRKGTHSIIGMCVFVLIAWMAGLVTWETGRFGTIYPAAGVLCILLVAFAAKALRFIPDRLKKTPWAVGIFVAAFITIFAPEQQNWFPLAMGIGVVMHILGDMVTTGGVNLAWPLRVKPPRAWRRVPVLRWIWRPNGYFALPILGNAGSWREWLLLIPVSLYVVLVLAGATADLGQAGMSTFVASR; encoded by the coding sequence ATGCTGGGAGCCCATCATGCCGCCAGTGGAGCCGCCGCCTGGGTAGCGCTCACCACCCAATTTGAACTTTCTCTCGGTCCCTTGGCTGAGCCTCTGGGTCTCGGCAACCATTCCGTACTGTTAGGCATGGGTCTGCTGGATGTGGGACCCATTGGCATCATCTCCGGCGCCTTCGTCACGGCCGGGGCCGCCTTGGTTCCGGATGCGGACCATCACCGGGCCACCATTGCCCATTCGCTTCCGCCCGTGTCCAATGCAGTTTGCGCCGGCGTAGGTACGCTGGCGGGCGGCCACCGCAAGGGAACCCATTCCATCATCGGGATGTGCGTCTTCGTCCTAATTGCTTGGATGGCGGGATTGGTGACATGGGAGACAGGGCGGTTTGGAACCATTTACCCGGCCGCCGGCGTCCTCTGCATCCTGCTGGTCGCCTTCGCCGCCAAGGCCCTCAGATTCATACCCGACCGGCTGAAAAAGACCCCTTGGGCGGTTGGAATCTTCGTGGCTGCATTCATCACCATTTTTGCCCCGGAACAACAGAACTGGTTTCCGCTGGCTATGGGCATCGGAGTAGTCATGCACATCCTCGGTGACATGGTGACAACAGGCGGAGTGAACTTGGCCTGGCCGCTGCGGGTCAAACCACCCAGGGCTTGGCGGCGAGTTCCCGTTTTACGCTGGATCTGGCGTCCCAACGGATACTTTGCCTTGCCGATTCTTGGGAATGCAGGTTCCTGGCGGGAGTGGCTGCTGCTGATTCCGGTCAGCCTCTACGTCGTGCTGGTTCTCGCCGGTGCTACCGCCGACCTCGGGCAGGCCGGCATGTCCACATTTGTCGCTTCGCGTTAG
- a CDS encoding SRPBCC family protein produces the protein MSTKVEKQVMVNVPVSTVYNQWTQFEEFPHFMGGVKSVKQLGDNRLEWVAELGGVRRQWEARIVEQVPDQKIAWAATEGATNAGAVSFEDVGGGQTSVRLTLEYEPEGMVEKVGDKLNVVEKQAEADLQKFKEFIEAEGYATGAWRGSINEGAATGTPGVEDASASRGDSGKAGVSGKVAAAGVGVAAAAAAGLAAAKKDSADKDVTITPVVEPVPATPVVETAPVVTEPVVDTGAALTPEEIAAKSDRVRKDIEDDGRNRGAGI, from the coding sequence ATGAGCACGAAGGTCGAGAAGCAGGTCATGGTTAACGTGCCGGTGAGCACTGTTTATAACCAGTGGACCCAGTTCGAGGAATTTCCTCACTTTATGGGCGGCGTCAAGAGCGTAAAGCAGCTCGGCGATAACCGACTTGAGTGGGTTGCCGAGCTCGGTGGAGTCCGCCGGCAATGGGAAGCAAGGATCGTTGAGCAGGTGCCGGACCAGAAGATCGCCTGGGCAGCAACCGAAGGCGCCACGAACGCCGGAGCGGTGTCCTTCGAGGACGTAGGTGGCGGCCAGACGTCGGTACGCCTGACGCTCGAATACGAGCCCGAGGGTATGGTCGAGAAGGTTGGCGATAAGCTCAACGTTGTGGAGAAGCAGGCCGAAGCGGACCTCCAAAAGTTCAAGGAGTTCATCGAGGCTGAAGGCTATGCCACTGGTGCGTGGCGCGGCTCCATCAATGAAGGCGCGGCAACAGGAACGCCCGGCGTCGAGGATGCCAGCGCATCGCGCGGCGACAGCGGAAAGGCCGGCGTGTCCGGCAAGGTTGCAGCCGCCGGGGTTGGTGTAGCGGCAGCGGCCGCAGCAGGCCTGGCTGCCGCTAAGAAGGACAGTGCCGATAAAGACGTGACAATCACGCCTGTGGTGGAGCCGGTACCGGCAACGCCCGTGGTGGAGACTGCGCCGGTCGTCACCGAGCCGGTTGTAGACACCGGTGCGGCTCTCACCCCGGAAGAGATTGCCGCAAAGTCCGACCGTGTGCGGAAAGACATCGAGGACGACGGCAGGAACCGGGGCGCCGGAATCTAA
- a CDS encoding PGPGW domain-containing protein yields the protein MGRTDAIPSCLCRTGIELLGWGLIAVGLAALVLPGPGLLALAGGLVVLSLRYAWAKRLLVPIKVEALKIVEKEVQTWPRIVASALGGLAAIAAGILWGVRPPMPDWWIFGDRWWLPGSWFVGSTLIVSGVVALALMTYSFRKFRRPRASSHRGGSSP from the coding sequence ATGGGGAGGACCGACGCCATTCCGTCTTGTCTTTGTCGAACGGGAATCGAACTGCTCGGCTGGGGTCTCATCGCCGTCGGACTCGCTGCACTCGTTCTGCCCGGCCCAGGTCTGCTTGCCCTCGCCGGCGGCTTGGTGGTCCTGTCTCTGCGATACGCCTGGGCCAAGCGCCTGCTCGTGCCGATCAAGGTCGAGGCGCTCAAAATAGTCGAGAAGGAGGTGCAGACGTGGCCGCGCATCGTGGCCAGCGCTTTGGGCGGACTCGCGGCTATTGCCGCAGGAATCTTGTGGGGCGTTCGACCGCCGATGCCGGATTGGTGGATATTCGGTGACCGTTGGTGGCTTCCGGGAAGTTGGTTCGTGGGATCGACCTTGATCGTCTCCGGGGTGGTCGCCCTTGCCCTAATGACCTACAGCTTCCGCAAATTCCGTCGGCCTCGCGCCTCTTCGCACCGCGGGGGCTCTTCTCCATAA
- the sbnA gene encoding 2,3-diaminopropionate biosynthesis protein SbnA: protein MSIIKDPHLFNEQSLFVDLEGVLGRRLYLKIEGFNFAGSIKLKPAREMVERAEREGLIGPGSTLVESSSGNLGVALSMIAASKGYRFVCVVDPRCNPTTRQLMESLGAQVDLVTEPDPVDGFLGARLNHVQELCASDERYVWLNQYVNPGNWGAHYRWTAPEIAAEFPDLDVLFVGAGTTGTLMGCARYFREHRPDVRIVAVDAVGSVSFGCPPAPRLIPGLGMSVRPPQLDESLLDDVVFVEELDTVRACHRLAAGGLLVGGSTGTVVHGAMTWLADHQAQDVTAVTISPDLGRPYLDTIYQPDWVLDHFGAEALASAGQAADPGLQSDPTSRPQLPAAAALTDSVATVSVRSFSQ from the coding sequence ATGTCGATTATTAAGGATCCGCACCTGTTCAACGAGCAGAGCCTATTCGTCGACCTGGAAGGAGTGCTTGGCCGCCGCCTCTATCTGAAGATCGAGGGGTTCAACTTCGCGGGCTCGATCAAACTCAAGCCCGCTCGTGAAATGGTCGAGCGCGCCGAGCGGGAGGGGTTGATCGGGCCCGGCTCCACACTCGTGGAGTCCTCGTCGGGCAACCTCGGCGTCGCGCTCAGCATGATCGCGGCCAGCAAGGGATACCGCTTTGTGTGCGTGGTCGATCCGCGGTGCAATCCGACTACCCGGCAGCTGATGGAGTCGCTCGGGGCACAGGTTGACCTGGTCACCGAACCGGATCCCGTCGACGGGTTCCTTGGCGCCCGGCTCAATCACGTCCAGGAACTGTGCGCGTCGGATGAGCGCTACGTCTGGCTCAACCAATACGTCAACCCTGGCAACTGGGGCGCGCACTACCGCTGGACGGCCCCAGAAATAGCCGCCGAATTCCCCGACCTCGACGTGCTGTTCGTCGGAGCCGGTACCACGGGCACACTAATGGGTTGCGCGCGGTACTTCCGTGAGCACCGCCCCGACGTCCGGATCGTCGCGGTCGATGCCGTCGGATCGGTCTCCTTTGGCTGCCCGCCGGCGCCCCGCCTGATCCCTGGCCTCGGCATGAGCGTGCGGCCGCCCCAACTCGACGAGTCCTTGCTCGATGACGTGGTATTCGTCGAGGAGTTGGACACGGTGCGCGCCTGCCACCGCCTTGCCGCGGGCGGGTTACTGGTTGGGGGGTCCACCGGGACCGTGGTCCACGGCGCCATGACATGGCTCGCCGACCATCAAGCCCAGGACGTCACGGCGGTGACCATCTCTCCCGACCTGGGCCGCCCATACCTGGATACCATCTACCAGCCCGACTGGGTGCTCGACCATTTCGGGGCCGAAGCGCTCGCCAGTGCGGGTCAGGCGGCAGACCCCGGTCTACAGTCTGACCCGACGTCGAGGCCACAACTTCCGGCAGCCGCCGCGCTGACGGATTCCGTGGCCACCGTCTCAGTAAGGAGCTTCTCGCAGTGA
- a CDS encoding Pls/PosA family non-ribosomal peptide synthetase, giving the protein MNKSVDTLSTSPGPTIPIIPTNPAAQAGNGSPTTPASGAGVALERRLADLLASVVKKDDVPVDANFFYELGADSLVMAQFCARVRKQPDLPAVSIKDIYQHPTIAALAASLAPVEEPTAQVQDRLAMVLAGVLGVEHVPVDANFFHVLGADSLVMAQFCARVRKQPDLPAISIKDIYQHPTIAALAAALAPATSPVQERLAEVLGGVLGIDHVPVDSDFFQDLGADSLLMAKFCARVRKQPDLPAVSIKDIYRNPTIAALAAALAPATSPVQERLAEVLGGVLGIDHVPVDSDFFQDLGADSLLMAKFCARVRKQPDLPKVSMKDVYGNPNISALAAALQGPSQQDQRQEPSPALASVPETPRPMDARTWEYVTCGALQALVYVGYCLLAGWLAVVGYQWIFPEAGPGNHQWLGHGMSFGEIYLRSLAFSAATFVLLSILPVAAKWIIIGRFRPHEIRIWSLAYFRFWLVKTLMRTSPLSLMTGSPLTTFYLRAMGAKVGRNVMILTNRLPVCTDLLTIGEGTVIRKDAVLLGYRAHGGVIQVGTLTLGRDVIVGEGSVLDIDTAMGDGSQLAHRSTLYTGQVVPGGERWHGSPGRRTEVDYGGVEATPYRPWRRGWFAISQLVSTLGVGRTMIGLAIALVVLAQPRVAALLEVQPFAFTDWAFYADAVTYAGLTVFGGTVMALVVITTVPRVLQLAVKPDTVYPLFGLRDAAARAVAKLTNSPMLGGLFGDSSYVVNYVRAIGYKQPQVQQTGSNLGTVFKHDNPFLSTIGSGTMIADAVSFMNTDYSATSFKVCRASIGAHNFLGNAVLYPAGAKTGDNCLLATKVMVPIDGPVRRDVGLLGSPAFEIPRSVLRDALPEEHASRTNLRRDLAAKNKHNRHSMALLMLTRWLNMSLALVIMFAALELSDQFGFLAFSGSFVVMLLVGLLVPIGIERLATGLRPLQPQLCSIYNPYFWWHERYWKMSLQSRYAALLNGTPFKPLVWRLLGVRMGARVFDDGCGIIEKTLVTVGSRCTLNAGSTVQSHSQEDGMFKSDHNVIGDDVTLGVGAFVHYGVTVEDGAVVAADSFVMKGTILTSGSLWSGNPAEEARSAITSPIALERPLS; this is encoded by the coding sequence GTGAACAAATCCGTGGACACGCTGTCAACGTCGCCAGGTCCCACGATTCCGATAATTCCGACGAATCCCGCGGCTCAGGCCGGGAACGGCTCTCCAACAACTCCGGCCTCGGGTGCGGGCGTTGCCTTGGAGCGCCGACTGGCGGATCTTCTCGCATCGGTGGTGAAGAAGGACGACGTCCCCGTGGACGCCAACTTCTTCTACGAATTAGGCGCGGACTCGCTGGTAATGGCGCAATTCTGCGCCCGGGTACGCAAGCAGCCGGACCTGCCTGCCGTGTCAATCAAGGACATCTACCAGCACCCAACGATCGCGGCACTGGCCGCGTCCCTGGCACCGGTGGAAGAGCCAACGGCGCAGGTGCAGGACCGGTTGGCGATGGTGCTGGCCGGTGTACTGGGCGTCGAGCACGTGCCGGTTGACGCCAACTTCTTCCATGTCCTGGGCGCCGACTCGCTGGTAATGGCGCAATTTTGCGCCCGGGTACGCAAGCAGCCGGACCTGCCTGCCATCTCAATCAAGGACATCTACCAGCACCCAACGATCGCGGCACTGGCCGCGGCCCTGGCACCAGCGACGTCGCCCGTGCAGGAGCGGCTGGCCGAGGTGCTGGGCGGTGTGCTGGGCATTGACCATGTACCGGTGGACAGCGACTTTTTCCAAGACCTGGGCGCGGACTCGCTGCTAATGGCCAAGTTCTGCGCCCGGGTGCGCAAACAGCCGGACCTGCCTGCCGTGTCGATCAAGGACATCTACCGGAACCCAACGATCGCGGCCCTGGCCGCGGCCTTGGCACCAGCGACGTCGCCCGTGCAGGAGCGGCTGGCCGAGGTGCTGGGCGGTGTGCTGGGCATTGACCATGTACCGGTGGACAGCGACTTTTTCCAAGACCTGGGCGCGGACTCGCTGCTAATGGCCAAGTTCTGCGCCCGGGTGCGCAAACAGCCGGACCTGCCCAAGGTGTCCATGAAGGACGTCTACGGCAACCCAAACATCTCCGCCCTCGCCGCGGCCCTGCAAGGCCCCTCTCAGCAAGACCAGCGGCAGGAGCCCTCACCGGCCCTGGCGTCCGTACCGGAGACGCCGCGACCCATGGACGCGCGGACGTGGGAGTACGTCACCTGCGGCGCCCTGCAGGCGCTAGTCTACGTCGGCTACTGCCTCCTCGCCGGCTGGCTCGCGGTCGTGGGGTACCAGTGGATCTTCCCGGAGGCGGGGCCTGGTAATCACCAGTGGCTGGGCCACGGGATGAGTTTTGGTGAAATCTACTTGCGGTCGCTCGCTTTCTCCGCGGCGACTTTCGTGCTGCTGTCCATCCTGCCGGTGGCCGCGAAGTGGATCATCATCGGCCGTTTCCGGCCCCATGAGATCCGCATCTGGAGCCTCGCCTACTTTCGGTTCTGGCTGGTCAAGACCCTGATGCGTACATCGCCACTCTCACTGATGACCGGTTCCCCGCTGACGACCTTCTACCTGCGGGCAATGGGCGCGAAGGTGGGCCGCAACGTGATGATCCTGACCAATCGCCTGCCGGTCTGCACGGACCTGCTCACGATCGGGGAGGGGACGGTGATTCGCAAGGACGCGGTCCTCCTCGGCTACCGCGCCCATGGCGGCGTCATTCAGGTGGGTACGCTGACCCTGGGCCGGGACGTAATCGTCGGCGAAGGCAGTGTCCTGGACATCGACACGGCGATGGGAGACGGCTCGCAGTTGGCCCACCGCTCCACTTTGTATACGGGTCAGGTCGTGCCCGGAGGCGAGCGGTGGCACGGTTCGCCGGGCAGGCGGACCGAGGTGGATTACGGCGGGGTCGAGGCGACGCCCTATCGGCCATGGCGGCGGGGATGGTTCGCAATCTCCCAACTCGTTTCCACACTTGGGGTGGGCCGCACCATGATCGGCCTGGCGATCGCGCTGGTCGTCCTGGCGCAACCGCGCGTAGCGGCACTTCTGGAGGTGCAGCCGTTCGCGTTCACTGACTGGGCCTTCTACGCCGACGCTGTTACCTACGCCGGTCTGACAGTCTTCGGCGGAACAGTCATGGCATTAGTCGTTATAACGACCGTGCCGCGGGTGCTCCAACTCGCCGTGAAGCCCGATACGGTGTATCCGTTGTTCGGACTTCGGGATGCGGCGGCACGGGCGGTGGCGAAGTTAACCAACAGTCCCATGCTTGGAGGGTTGTTCGGCGACAGTTCCTACGTCGTGAACTACGTGCGGGCCATTGGGTACAAGCAGCCGCAGGTCCAGCAGACCGGCTCGAACCTGGGCACGGTGTTCAAGCACGATAACCCGTTCCTTTCGACGATCGGCAGCGGGACGATGATTGCCGACGCGGTGTCTTTCATGAACACCGACTACTCGGCTACGTCGTTCAAGGTCTGTCGGGCGTCGATCGGGGCGCACAACTTCCTTGGCAATGCCGTTCTCTATCCGGCCGGGGCCAAGACCGGAGACAACTGCCTGCTCGCAACCAAGGTGATGGTTCCCATCGACGGACCGGTGCGCCGGGACGTGGGTCTGCTCGGATCGCCTGCGTTCGAGATTCCCCGCTCTGTCCTGCGGGATGCCCTACCCGAGGAGCATGCCAGCCGGACCAACTTGCGCCGGGACCTCGCGGCCAAGAACAAGCACAACCGTCACTCTATGGCCCTCCTGATGCTTACGCGGTGGCTCAACATGTCGCTTGCCCTGGTGATAATGTTCGCAGCCCTCGAACTGTCCGACCAATTTGGTTTCCTTGCCTTCAGCGGGTCATTCGTCGTGATGCTCCTGGTCGGATTGCTGGTCCCCATCGGCATCGAGCGCCTCGCCACGGGACTGAGGCCGCTTCAGCCCCAGCTCTGCTCCATCTACAACCCCTACTTCTGGTGGCACGAGCGGTACTGGAAGATGTCCCTGCAGAGCCGCTACGCGGCCCTCCTCAACGGGACGCCGTTCAAGCCGCTCGTTTGGCGTCTGCTGGGGGTGCGGATGGGGGCCCGTGTCTTCGACGACGGCTGCGGAATCATCGAGAAGACCCTGGTGACGGTCGGCTCCCGCTGCACGCTGAACGCCGGCAGCACGGTTCAGTCCCACTCCCAAGAGGACGGAATGTTCAAGTCCGACCACAACGTCATTGGCGACGACGTCACGCTCGGCGTCGGCGCCTTTGTCCACTACGGCGTGACCGTCGAGGACGGTGCCGTCGTCGCTGCCGACTCCTTCGTCATGAAGGGGACGATCCTTACCTCGGGGTCCCTGTGGAGTGGCAACCCGGCCGAAGAGGCCCGGTCCGCCATCACATCCCCCATCGCACTGGAAAGGCCCCTATCATGA